Within Antennarius striatus isolate MH-2024 chromosome 22, ASM4005453v1, whole genome shotgun sequence, the genomic segment CTTCTTCAGTGaatgactttattttaatgttcaaGTTCACTGCTAACTGCCACTAGCTGCTTTTTTGTAAATCACATTATTTAACTGCTTTACCGGGGGGCAATGCAAGGAAATTTTGTTGGAATGACTGTATATTATAGGACGTAGAGgtattttatgttttccatTTACATCCAGATTAACCTTATTAACCTATTAACCTTATTACCTTCCTAGAACTCCATCACTGGGGTGGACTTTCTGTTAACAGCCTGAAGTAAAACAATTAGATGGGAAATGTGTTATATTGCTGAACTGTACACAGTATAGTTAGACTGTTTTTCACACGTGTGAATCAATCCAAAGAGCTAACCTCTCTGGCAAAACCTCTCCAGAGAACTTTACAATCCTGTAGGGTCATGGTAGAGGTTCTAAATAACATTGTTAATGTCTTAACTTTCAGCAGGAGAATGGAGAGAGCAGTGAGTCTGTGCAGCTGAACTCCTCCCAGTCTGATCGATGGGTCCTGGGATAAGCAGAGGCCGAccaaaagagagaggaggatgaagaacagTTTGGGACAGTGGCACTAACCTCCTTTTGTGTCTTCTACCTTGTCTTCATTGTGGGAGGAACCACTGTAGACCACAGTTTTTACTGGAAAATAGTTACTACTTGGATGGTGTAAAACTGGACGATGGTTTTTCCTCCTGACTCTAAAATCCACGGAGAACAAACTGCTGCTTTCATGCTATGGATGCTGAAGGGAGGCAGCTGCAGGAGAAacatgcttttaattttttttgtatgttttgtacttttatttGGTATTTTCTGTTCTGAGTTTTGTATTTATAACAATGTTTGATTTATTAATCTTAATTAAAGACCCATGTGACTTTAGGTTTGTGTGTTGATGTTTAGAATTCATAAACAGGCAAAGACTTTTCCTCTGTAGACATTTTGAAACAAGCTGCTGTAACAATCCTAACTGTGACCTGTTTCATATCACCTTTAAAAGATGTTCTACAGTGGTATTGTCTTCAGGTATAGTTGCAGAAAGATGACAGCACACTGTTGATGTCATCataatgatgtcattttactcAGATCTGCCTCATGTCAAATGAGATCACACCTAATTCCTTGACGATGGAACCCTACTCCTAACATTCATAAACATGTGTTTGTCATCAGTGGTTTAGGTTTATCTATAATGATAAACATTGAAATTGAACATATTTTAAATCTAGATGTTATTTCTTGCCTCCATAgataaacaaaatcaaattctTTTGTATTACAGTACTCTGCATCAGCATTATCTCAGCTACAAGATTTGTTGCCTTTGGATGAGGCAACAAATCGGTCACAGTGGacttttttatattaattaattgttaagatagaaataaatgtttatatttacaaaCTTTCATCTAATTTATCTTAAATATGACGCTTGATTTCAACGGATTTCTATGGAAATTGCACTCAACGGGATTGTATTTTGTTGCAGTACCGCGATTGGCCTCTAGGGTAAACGAGCAGCGGGGTTTACAAGGATGCGTTTGATTAAATTGTTGACGTAGGCCGCCTAAATGATACAAATAAGACGACGGTTCTTTTGCCGAGGTCACTGCCCGGCTGGACCGTCTACTCAGGACTAACTCCACCTCGTGCCCGTCCTCCGCCGTGCTCCGCCCTCTCACGAACCTAACGTCCCCCTGCTGCTTTCTGTCCAGCCATCGAGCAAAAACTTCAGAGGGAACTTCACAGCCTGACTCGGACGGATTAATCTTTCTTCACCAGGCGATGCTGTTAAGGAAACAAGCGGTAGTCGGCATGTGAAGGTTTCTGTGGGACATTACCAGTAAGATGAGCAGCAGATCGTAGCCAACGGTAGGAAActcatctcctttttttttttttttgtcctcgtCTTTTTTTCCCGAAGACATGGAAACATTCTCGGCCTGAGCCGCCGTGATGTTTTCAGGTTGTCTTCAGGCCGAAACCAGCGCGTTTCTTCTCCCCAAAAAACATCAGATTTGTGGATTAAGGAGTGAAGCAGAGGGGGTTCAGGGGGGGTTCCGTCTGTTTCAGTGCAAACTTCTGTAAAATCCGCAAACTGAAGTTGAAACCAGTGACGTCACGTGGAGCTATAAAAGAAGAATCCGCTGTTGTGTTACTGAAACAGTCCCCCACGTCTGTTCAGCCGCCAACATGGGAGGATGGGcgctgttgtgtttgttccgTAACCCCGTTATTTCATTATCTGAATtaaatcagaaaacaaattaaaccaaacacaccATAGGATTCGggagtattttttttacccagtaggtgtttattttgtctttcatcaTCACTGATGACAGCTGTAATCCTCCTCCTGGTGAACCGGCATGACCCCCACATGATGCCACCATGCAGTCGGGTcccattttttgggggggcccCATCATTCCAGTTCCATCACACCTTGGATCAGATCTTGGGGTTTTATGCATTGATGTCTTATGGGTGGTGTAGATCCACTGAACCGTCTGGTGGACTTCCTGACCCCCAGTAGGTCAGTGGTTCAGTCCCAGTCCAGCTACCTCAGCACCGGTGTTTTACTGCTTGAACTCTTTGTGGTTTTAACCACAACAAGGAAGGCAGTATTTTGGAGTTTTTGGATCAAGGCTTTGGGGATATTTttctgaaaacatattttttttaaaaccttcaCTTACACAATTAATGCTTTTCTTGACATGAACTAACTATCCAGTAATATCTGGTTCtgttatttaaaatgttctaGGTACAGTTGGCCATGTGGGGAGATCATTATGTCTGTCAAAGCAGCGTTTTGTATTtggaaaatatttataattttatattgatCTATTCATATTGAGTTGAATTCTGTCTGTGAACTTAGAGCACCACTTTCAATCATTAATTATATGTGGAATACAGTGTGCTGCAGTTTATCCAGCTATTGTCATGTATATGAGGCAATTGTGAAGAAAATGGGTGGCTGTTAATCATTAACTTGTACAAACTGtggaaatgttgaaaaaaaaattgcatactTGTGTGTCACAGGTATTCAAGTACAGCTGCTTTGTTCTCCTGAATCTCCCTGAAGTGGTAAGTTTATCTTCAGATGAAAGATGCTGAACCTTCACCTGTCGTGACCTGATGACCTCATTcagcttgtattttatttctacaTAATGTTAAGGTTGACAAGCTACATGTAGTAACAATATATGTGAATAATCAGCTCTGATTTAAATGTTCTGCTGGTGAGATAGACGCCGTCACTCTTTTGTcttgttattatatttttattagatATTTAATCTTCATGACATGCATCGAGGCGGTTTTGTTTCCATCATTATCTATTTGTTGACTGATTACACAAAAAAGGATTTGAGAGATTTTCATGCAAGTTTTTTTGAAGGTTTGGAAACATTGGCTTGAAATAAATCCATGAATTTCTTTGACATGGAGAGAACTCTGAAAGTTTTCTTGTATTGTTATTAAATTggaacaaattcaaattaaacaaTTTCTTGCAGTGCCTGTCGATTCAGTCATGGCTCGTGGTTGCATTTGCTGCGTTAAATACATGCTGTTCCTCTTCAACCTGCTCTTCTGGGTGAGactcacacacgcgcacacacaccagaacatgATCTTCCGATGTATCTGCAGTCAGATCCTCTTGTTATCACGTAATCAGCAGGGAGGGttgctttttttcctgtttgtgtttcagctggGTGGGTGTGGATTTCTGGGTGTCGGAGTGTGGCTGTCGGTCTCTCAGGGCAGCTTTGCCACCCTGTCGCCCTCCTTCCCGTCACTCTCTGCCGCCAATCTCATCATCACCCTCGGCACCATTGTCATGGTAACGGGTTTCCTGGGTTGCCTGGGTGCTATCAAGGAGAACAAATGCTTGCTGCTGAGTGTGAGTATACTACAATACCCATCATTCATCACTACTGGCTCAAatctttttgtttattctttgATTAGTTTCGgttgttttgaaatgttaaatGCGAGTAACAAATTCTTTACtttgtttcttcagtttttcatCGTTCTGTTGATCATCCTCTTGGCCGagctcatcctcctcatcctcttctttgTGTACACAGACAAGGTACAACTTTGTCAAACCACACTCAATGTTTATTAATTATCCACACCTGCTATTGTACATTTGCCTACATGTCCCATGAACCACGTCTTCTCTTTTTGCTCAGGTGAGTGAAAATGCCAGACGGGACCTGAGGGAAGGCCTGGTGCTGTACAACATGGATAACAACGCCGGTCTGACGGATGCGTGGAACACCATCCAGGGAGAAGTAGGATACATGTCGACGACTTGTTCTGCTTCTTTTTGTATTCTGGagttattttctgatttttaacTGTCATGTAATTTGTCATCCTAAAATTGCGGCCAGCTTTGAGGTAGTTATGAGCTGTTGGAGATAATTATAGGTTCCCTTCTCTCGTCTGTGCACCAGTGGCGATGTTGTGGAGTGATGAGCCACAATGACTGGTACGCTGCCCTTCAGGATAACGTGGTTCCTGACCGCTGCTGCCAGAATTTATACCAAGGGTGTGGACGCAATGTCTCCAATGCTTTCTGGACacgggtcagtgtgtgtgtgtgtgtgtttgtatggttATGAAGTGTTAAGGAAGTTCTATCCTCATCAAGTAGATCATGTTTTCACTGTcatgtttaataataataataataataaacctttattgtcccacagtggagaaattaatgtttttctaaGGAGAATATTGTGCAAGAAAtatttgacagattttcatgaatgATGAGCAGGTTGGACGTGAAGCAGAGAAAAACTCACTAGAGGAAGACGAAGCACAGACTGATGGCGCAAATCTTGGGACAGTTGGGCTTTTTTGCTGAAAATCAGATGATGGGAGTGATTTTCCCCTCCTGTATATATGCTGTATGAAGCTGCAGCCTGCAGATTAGCTCAGCATTGGAACTGGCAGCAGGTCAGAATGGCTCTCCTAAGTCTCTTCAAAGATAAAAGTTAAGGCCCACCAGTTCCTTGTAATTCAGTCAAGCCTTAACCGCCATAATCATACTTGGAATTTATTAAAAGCCAACCTTTTATATGTGGTTGATCCAGAATTATGtttggatccactccagattGTACTCTTTCGTTATCCATTCATTAATAATTTCTGAGGAAACGTCAAGAAACTCATTTTTTCACAACATTGCAGCAGAAAGGAAAGATCCCTGATCTATCCCTGTATGTAGATTCATACCTAATTTTGGGGGGGGTATATTCTGGACACAGATCCATCTTCCCCACAAATTTTCTGGAATCCACTGAGTGATTTTCTTGTAATCCTGATGCCAAACTAACAAACCACTTGGCCTCCTGATCGGAGGAGGTAATTAATTTGCCGGCTTTCTAATTTCTAACATAGAAGACTAGAATTAAACAACCTGACAATTCTCACATTCATTTGTGAGTTTTAGAAATACTTTCCAACCATCATGCTCAACTCAACACCCTCTGCCTGTAGCTAATACTCTCATTTGCATAGGAGAGTTGTATTGATCACTTGAAACTCTTGtggcaaacacaataaatactTGAAAATGTCTCAACCAGTTCCATTAAATTAGGGAAAGGATGCTTAACCTGACATTCCTCGTAAGTaccagtgttgtgtgtgttttcagggttGCTTTGAAAAAGTAGAGGAGTGGCTGGATGACAACAAACACCTCCTTGGAACCATCgccatgtgtgtgttggtcatACAGgtaaatctttttatttatgcagCACTCAAACCCTGAAACAAGACCAATTCATGGTTAATGCAAGCTTTTGCTTCCCCAGCTCCTGGGTATGGCTTTCTCCATGACGCTTTACCAACAAATCCACCAGTCAGGAAAGAAGTACGAAGCCTGATTGGAATAACAAGAATATGCTGTTAACATTGGGTGCATAAAATATATCACTTTCTCCCCAGTCTGTTTCTTTACCTTCAtgctttatttgtaaaaaaaaaaaaaagccaattaTTTTGTGCCACTacatccttttttattttgcatatcTTCATTAATCCTCCCATTTATTGTTGTGAATAGCATTCTGATTAGCGTTTCTTACATAATGTGCTTTCATGTTACGTGTTTGGAAAAACTGATCTCTTTTGAACAGTGAGAGATAAAAGAAGAGAATGAGGAGCCTGGCATGTTCAAAGACATAGTTCTGGTTTATTGAAGTGGGGGGGTTGAGATTCTTATGCATAGTTAAgtatatttcatttataagcAACAAGTCACTACAAAGTTATTGAGTCCTTTGTATGTTTGCTTTCCATTCCACTTCGAAAAAGACTGAAACTCTCCAAAGCCTCGAGATTCCTCAGGGAGAGGATAGCAAGTTGCTGTTTATGTGTGACTTCGGTGAATGAAAGCCAGTTACAACATTGAATTCATAAAATAATACTAAACAATCAATGCAGCAGGGCCAGTTCTCCtatgttgaacaaaataaatgacttttcaagtgagtgTATCTGATATAGTGACCTCAGATGTGTAATGGATGTGGTAAAGCAGCAAATACATTGTGATTATTGTGTAAACTTCACATGAGTAAGTGACTGAAATGTGTAATTGCTTAGCTTCCTAAGCCGGTACTTGTGCTGCTCCTCCACACTAGGAATATGCTGACATCCAACTATTTTATAGTGGACCTCCTACAGCCCCAAAAGCCTGTGGAAAAACAATGGAACCTTTTGATGAAATTGTGTACTGAGATGTCAATAAAAATACTCTTTGCTAGTGTGATAATAGTTTGTTTCCATTGTTCTGATAATTACTGACTCAACTCcatcatttgtgttttctttggctCTTTTTATGATTACTCCATAGCTGTAGTATCTGCATTCACCCTGATTAAATCAGAGTAGGAACCAAGTCAAAAATGTTTGTGGGTAACAGTTTAACCAGTGGAAACAGGAAATATCTGACCTGCACCTGAAGCGATGATTAAACTCCTCTGTTATCCACTTGTCACACAGTGACTCATAACTGGTAAATTGATTTTAATCAAAAAACCAACTTGTCATTAAGACAGCACACAGAACCAGTCAGTTAGCTGAACGGCTGATCATTTTGGTATAAACAGGAACCAAAATGTGTCCACTGGGGACAACAGTCACTTATCTCAGTATCTTTATTCATATCTCAATGTTTCCCTCAGTAAAACATGGGCTGTATGTGGGCTGTGTCCGTGAGCATCAATGACAACTTCACGTATCTGAGTCAAGATGTTATTCTACAGTTATAAATCCATGGTTTTATCGTTATCATGGACGACGCTGCCTTTGATTATAACGTAACGGATTAGCTCCTGGTGTCCTCCCAGCTGGTAGATCAGATGCTCCCACCTGAAGCAAAACACAAGAAGGATTGTTTCATGCAAAAATACCTTATTCACACAAGCAGTTATCAAACAATGAACACTTAAAGGTGTGTTATACCTGTCTAAGAGGAAACCTCCAAACCAGCACATTATCATACATTTAGATTGGCCATGAATTCATAAAATATGTATCATCATAGCTTGCATTTTTTGAATTGGATTTGGGTGCAGTTGCAAATTCTGGATcatcttttcacttttttttaatcaaatttaaataGATCACCATTTCTCCACTGAGCTTTGGCAATCCATTATAACCATCTTTTTTCTTCATACAACACAAATGTTTCCATAAAACATCTCATAGTATAGTCCTCAAATGCTATTTCCAGACTCACAGGGTAAAAGAAATATGATTCTATGTGTTCAATCTTCATTAATTCCACTCTTGAGTTACCGTGCTGCGTTGAGAACCAGCAGATCTCCATGTTTGCCAACCTCCAGGGAGCCGTGAGTGTTGGAGCGCCCCAGGGCGTACGCTGCGTTGATGGTTGCTGCAGCCAAAGCTTCGGACATGGACATCCTCATGTTTACACAGGCCAGGTGCATGACTATTGGCTGAGGAAAATGGACAAGACAGAGGCAAAAGATTATGTCATCAATATCCCACAATCCTTCACTTCACAGCTCTACTCACCATAGAGCAGCAGTAGGCGTTGGGGTTGAAGTCGCTGCCAAGGGCGACAATTACCCCAGCATCCAACATGTCTCTGGCCCGAGGCTGAGGCAGCCtaaacacgcacaaacacacacagacaacagtcATTACATGTCACATGTCTTTGATGAGTGTGTAAGGATTTGTGTTACTGTTTAATACCGTAGGATATAAGCTGTTGTTGGTAAGAGGACAGCAGCGGTTTTTGCTTTCGCCATGGCAGCGATCCCCTCGTCTGTGACCTCCTCCAGGTGGCTAATGGCCAACGATCCCAGCTCTGCACCTAActgacagatacacacacacatacagacacacacacacacacacacacacacacacacacacatacacacacatagttttTTATGCTTCTAACTTGAATATCTTTGGTGATTTTACTGTTGTccagtcaaaataaaatgtccaaACAGTGACGCtggataaaaataattattattggctgctgtgtctctgtgtttgaaaatgatttcaGACGACAACGAAAAAAATTTACTTGAGGAAATGTTGCTACTGGATTTGCACTCCTTGAATGTGTAACAAACACTGTGCCACGTGTTCTCCATGTGATTTGCTGAATTTAACAGCTTATTTTAACAGACTGGAAAAAGAAGTAATTCCCATCAATCTTCTTTACAACAGAGACAAGCGAGCAACAAACTTCATAAACCCAATGAGCACTGGTTTTAGGCTTCACTTTGTCTGCAAATCAAGAAAGAGTATGAAATACCTGAGCAGCGTTCATGGGGTGTAATTCATCTCCATGGAAGTTGATGTTGAGGCCCATTTCTTTTCCGGCCTGTAGGATGGCGCGAGTGGAGCTGAGGTCAAACACTCCCTGCTCACAGAACACATCGATGTTGTCAACACTGAGAGCCCCAGCAGATATCTGCTGTTTCAGCCGTGGCAGCTGGACATCCAGGATGTCCTTTGTGGCTTCTGCAACCGTCTTCCCTCTGAACGACATGCAGAAAACCACAAGGAAGATAAACATCTAGGATAGGATGTGAAGTTACATCAGTCTAAGGACAGTTCATACTTGGGTACAGCATGGGCTCCACAATGAGTAGAGGAGATGTTGATGGGCAGAGTGCGCCTGGCCTCCTCAATCACCTCCAGCATTTTGAGCTCAGTCTGCAGCTCCAGGCCATATCCGCTCTTACACTCAACCAGGGTGGTGCCTGCTCGCTGCATCCGGACCAACCTGCTGCTGAGGGATGTCAGTAACTCTGTGGACTTAGCAGCTCGAGTGTGTTCCACTGTGAAATGGATCCCTCCACCCGCCTGGTGCACGTCCATGTAGGTAGCACCAGCCAGCTGCAACGTTAAGGAATGTTTCATTGAACTTTAAGCTACAGTTGTGATTCTGTCACAACATGTTTACCTTCATTGCAAATTCATGCACCCGGTCACCAGCCCAGACTGGATGGGTGTGAGCATCCACTAAGCCTGAAATTAGAAGGTTCTTGGAATGTAGTTTTCTGATGAGATGTGCAAAAGCCATAGAAATCACTGCTGGTACTCACCAGGCAGAACACACATTCCTGTAGCATCAATCACTTTATCAAAGACTGACTCTGAATACTGAGCTTCAATGCTGTCAGCAGGCCCCACAGCTTTAAGAAGTCCATCACTGGAAGAATGAAAACTTGTGTCAACACTCCTGTAGGACTACTAGACGTGAGTCTGGAATGTTCTAAAATGGCAACcatgaaaattgtttttgtagTAGCTCTGATGTCACCCTCAGGTCAAAGTACAGATGTTTGGCAAGCACATAGCAGTCCCAGCACATACAATATTTAGAAGtaatattgaataaaaaacacatctgatttgaaaataaaacactgacaggGATTTTTAATCTGCATAAGGAGTACAGTACTTTGTACATTTCAAGTATGTTTTGTTGCTGGAATTTGACACTTTTTACAATAGAAGAAAGAATTTATGAAtactattaataaaataaaaaaatatatatcagaAGTAAACAATGAACTGTAGAATAATATTAGTTAATGATTGTGAAAAAATTTTTCTGGTATGTAATGAGTCACTCTATCCAGTAGGGGTCGCAGTTTCACATCTAATTACAGTAACACAGTTCAGCTAGGCAATTTTTCACCTTCACATTTGGAAGGGGGTAAATAAAAGCATTTCGAACTACAACCTGGGTATGAAAATGATTAGCATCACATTTGACAgacataattaaataattttaagtcTACATTTACAGTTTGAATTTTAGAAATTGCTTCTCATATGTGGCCCGACTCGTCCTGCAGATTGGACTGCTCTCCTGGACTCATTCACAAGGTAACACTTCACTCAAATGTAAATTTATCTGACCTTTGTTGATCATAGTCTAAGTCTTTGTGCTGCTGAAAACTCACCTTCCTATGACCACGCTCccattttcaaacacacacagtttttgcATCCCATGTTTGGTGATGTATTTCTCTCCGTTGTTGCAGATCACAACTACCTGTTTGGCATTCTTCACAAGAAGTTTATAGTTTTTGGACATTTTAATTCAAAGCAGAAACAATTTGGTACCGAGGGACCGTTTTTCTGCTAGTTTGGCAACAGGGCAAATATTTAGTCAGGAGAGCAGGGTTGAAAGTGCACagtgaggggcggggcttcggCAAGACATTTAAACAGGGCTGAGAAGCGACCTAGCTTACTTCCGGTATCTGTGTCACGTGTCATCGCTTCCCCGCCCCTTTTGAGTACAAGATTAGGGTGAGCTCAAGACCTTTCATTGCAAACCCCTTGTTCACCCAATTTTAGAACCAATGGTTCACTATGTATTgataataaactttttttttttaaaaaatcagttggaattacattttctccacttttccaaatttaaacatattttattacagTAACCCAGTAAAATGCTCACCCAGTGTTTATAACAGcaaaacataaacacaacactgaGAAGGCCAAAATTCTAACCGACCCAGAATGAGCAGCAAAGACCGTTAGCAGCCATGATAGGCCTGTAAATCCCAAGCAATATAAACTTATCTGGGACATGAAGGACTTGGAGTCTGACCAAGTTGTGGTGGCAGGACGCATTACCAAACCTGTGAAAAGAATTTCACTGCACTAGACCTGCCAAATAAATCAAACCTACAGACCATTGAAAACTTGGAGGTTAATAAACAGTAACATCCTCCATGGTACAAGTTATTTTTAATTAGTAATCTACCCAACATGGCTCTGCATTTAGAAATGATATAGATTAAGCATTGTAACATTTAATCTGTAAGATTATatgaacaaacaagaaaaatcaGGTTTAAGAAATTGTGTAATCATTTATTGTGTCTGTATCACAATGTTGGAACATAAAATTGGtctcacatacagtacaaaaaaaatactacaaaaAATAACCAAACCCCCAAGCACTTGTTTCACatagtgaaaacacaaacacatcaactTAACTATAAACCTCAATCACACTCTGACAGAACACCAAGTCTGGTCCTTTTCATCAGCTTCACTCTCTcatttctccatcttcttcctcttcctccactcctCTGATGTACAAAACATTATTACACCTGCGGGAATAAATACCTGTTAGATCACACACTACCACCACACATATTGGTGAGGATCTTAAATTGTAAAGTAAATGTACTAGTTTGGTAAAAATAATTTTGCCATAGTAACAAGATTTAGTATATCAGCACTGTCTCATTGAAAAATAGCAGATAGATAAaccaaacaaattttaaaaaataaggaaCAGAAATCATACCTGATGAGCACTTCACCAAGATGACCTGCCAATGCTCCATCCACATATTCTTCCGTGTTCGCCAGCTGtcagaaaacaatttaatataAGAAGGTCAAgcatgtgtctgcatgtgtaaaTCCATTGTTTCAATTCCAAAGAATCTCTAAATTGAAACTGTTCTCCAACAATCGAATAAAGACATAC encodes:
- the LOC137589461 gene encoding tetraspanin-9 — translated: MARGCICCVKYMLFLFNLLFWLGGCGFLGVGVWLSVSQGSFATLSPSFPSLSAANLIITLGTIVMVTGFLGCLGAIKENKCLLLSFFIVLLIILLAELILLILFFVYTDKVSENARRDLREGLVLYNMDNNAGLTDAWNTIQGEWRCCGVMSHNDWYAALQDNVVPDRCCQNLYQGCGRNVSNAFWTRGCFEKVEEWLDDNKHLLGTIAMCVLVIQLLGMAFSMTLYQQIHQSGKKYEA
- the amdhd1 gene encoding probable imidazolonepropionase; the protein is MSKNYKLLVKNAKQVVVICNNGEKYITKHGMQKLCVFENGSVVIGSDGLLKAVGPADSIEAQYSESVFDKVIDATGMCVLPGLVDAHTHPVWAGDRVHEFAMKLAGATYMDVHQAGGGIHFTVEHTRAAKSTELLTSLSSRLVRMQRAGTTLVECKSGYGLELQTELKMLEVIEEARRTLPINISSTHCGAHAVPKGKTVAEATKDILDVQLPRLKQQISAGALSVDNIDVFCEQGVFDLSSTRAILQAGKEMGLNINFHGDELHPMNAAQLGAELGSLAISHLEEVTDEGIAAMAKAKTAAVLLPTTAYILRLPQPRARDMLDAGVIVALGSDFNPNAYCCSMPIVMHLACVNMRMSMSEALAAATINAAYALGRSNTHGSLEVGKHGDLLVLNAARWEHLIYQLGGHQELIRYVIIKGSVVHDNDKTMDL
- the snrpf gene encoding small nuclear ribonucleoprotein F — protein: MSLPLNPKPFLNGLTGKPVMVKLKWGMEYKGYLVSVDGYMNMQLANTEEYVDGALAGHLGEVLIRCNNVLYIRGVEEEEEDGEMRE